From Trachemys scripta elegans isolate TJP31775 chromosome 18, CAS_Tse_1.0, whole genome shotgun sequence:
gaatctgcggtcgctgcatatggtggggggagctcaaaaacggccgcggccgcatccccaccTGATGatgaggtgagggggcgcctcactgggaaggtgtaagtgaagggcggagcaagctgctggcgtccgggacgcccggggtatggaaaaaagagagagcggcgctgtgcccagaaaaacacgcctctttcacccgtctggcccgcccttgtatcctattactgtacctccttctctgcctctcagatctcgctcctgaggactgcagtgaagcggcgcaggtgcacatgtgcgagatctgagaggcagagaaggaggtaataggatacaagggcgggccagacgggtgaaagaggtgtgtttgcgctaccgctctgatagtcttggagacagggagggctgggcaggcagggagagctgaccaatccaagcaggctttgtatacaacaaccagccaatcgccggtaaggtacatcgcttgccgtgattggctggttgttgtatactggtaCCACATATAGTaaagcaccagtatctgtacctgttcatacagtatagcaccagtacatacagtacagtatacaaatgtccaacagtcaaaaccccatcatggctccaccagcaagaagaaagaaatatgaagccagtttcaaacttaaagttgtaaactttgccatggaacataataactgcgctgctgcaagacaatatggagtaacagaaaagatggttcgggactggaaagcaaatgaaaaagcattgaagagtatgccaaggggtaagtgtgcattaagaagaggcactccacattggccagaactcgaaaaacatgtagcagacatggtgaatgagcatcgccaaaacggttatgtagtgacacgaaataaatacatttgtttgcacttcagtgggccaaatctaacccagatcacagcaacagatttaaggccactgtatcctggtgtactagattcatgggaaggcataatatggtactgaggcaaaagatgaaaattgccccaaaattacctgcagatcttgatagcaaagtaaatagtttccatcgatacgtaatacaacagcgcactaaatatggctatgcgttaagtagtattggaaatatggatgaaactccaatgaattttgatatggttggaaataaaactgtccatcaaaaaggtgaaaaaacaattttaattaaaacaacaggacatgagaagtccagttttacagtggtactaggatgcacagctgatggcgccaaactgagaccaatgattatttttaaaagaaaaacaatgccgaaattcaagttccctgttggttgttttgtacatgtgaatgaaaaaggctggatggatgaagaaggggtaaagctatggcttgataatgtatggagcaggcgaccaggtggacttattcaaaaatgtagtctactggtgtgggatatgttcagggctcatttaactcccagcaccaagcaaatgcttgcaagactaaacacagatgcggcagttattcctgacttgacatcgttggtacagccactggatgtgtgcctaaacaagccatttaaagatcgcattcaagaacagtggaatgaatggatggttagcggcgaaaagtcattcacaaaaggtggaaacatgcgtgctccacagttggatgttttgtgcaagtttgtcataaaagcctggaatgatattgatgcagaaacagtaatcaagtctttcaagaagtgtggcatatcaaattaattagatggtatggaggacgactacttgtggcaagatgaagaggaagccgaagctgagaccacaccatctgatacggaattcgatccatacgataactgccttacaaatgtatcacaagatgtcattgatgtacttatgatatcagatgacgaacaggaggattttgaaggcttttaaagggaaactgtcacgccagcaaaacctgtaaaaataccgtagcttgcagttatgatgggcgttgctaactcgccagggacttgcccggcacttgctctctctctcttgtttgttatcttcctcctatcatcatcagttccagtttggttgacagcttagaaaacaaacagcatggcagctcccatgggtttattgtcttatccttcctttcagctttagagtgaattaggaaaagtttaatccacttgcactgttttatgtttacatgtttgatgacaaacagccttatgtttataagtgacagttttcctgctaagtacctgcgtgtcataagcatttgaattaaaattaccatattgaaataaaatctgatgtttttttaattttctttttggtgtgcgttggaagaggggtagtcttatacggcgagtatatcccaaactctatattttaactggaaaagttgggggtcgtcttatacgcccagtcgtcttatacgccggaaaatacggtatatttttacacttaatttggcagcgtttatgctcctttctatttgcctcactaggatttgactttcactttttaaaagatgcctttttatctctcactgcttcttttacatggttgttaagccacagtggctcttttttagttcttttactgtgtttcttaatttggggtatacattgaagttgggcctctattatggtgtctttaaaaagcgcccatgcagcttgcagggatttcactttagtcactgtaccttttaactactgtttaactaaccccctaatttttgcatagttcccccttttgaaattaaatgccacagtgttgggctattgagatgttcttcccaccacagggatgttaaatgttattatattatggtcactatttccaagcggccctgttatagttacctcttggaccagctcctgcgctccactcaggactaaatcgagagttgcctctccccttgtgggttgctgtaccagctgctccaagaagcagtcatttaaagtacacctctactccgatacaacgctgtcctcgggagccaaaaaatcttaccgcgttataggtgaaaccgcgttatattgaacttgctttgatctgccggagtgcacagcccttccccccccccccccgaacactgctttaccgcgttatatccgaattcatgttatatcgggtcgtgttatatcggggtagaggtgtatcgagaaattttgtctctgcatttcatcctgaggtgaaatgttcccagtcaatatgaggataattgaaatcccccactgttattgagttctttatttgggtagcctctctaatttcccttagcatttcatcatcactatcactgtcctggtcaggtggttgataatagacccctaatgttatattcttatcagagcatgaaattactatccatagagattctacagaacatgtggattcacttaagatttttacttcatttgattctacattttctttcacaaatttgtgccactcccactccctgttctgtccttccgatatattttgtaccctggaatgattgtgtcccattgatcgtcctcagtccaccaggtttctgtgatgcctattatatcaatatcctcctttatcacgaggcactctagttcacccatcttattattttgaCTTCTAGACTTTGTACTTCACTCCTCCATGTGCTCCCTggcttccctcttccccctctccctccaatcCGTCCGTACCATCCTGCTTCACATCTGCAGATGTGCGCTGCTGCAGGGCCTCAGAAGCTCGGCAGGCGGCTTTCATGATAGCCAGTTTCCCCCGTGGCCGGCCTGGAATGAAGACTTCCacctccacctgcacctcctccagctccagcgcCTGGCCCTGCTTCCTACCCCGCTTGTCCCGTTTACGCGGCTGTCTAGGGAAGGCACCCTGGAGCATGCTCTCCATCAGCTTCCGGGCCTCTGTCTCCTCTTCCTTCTTGGGCTGCACGATGACTCCCACCAGGGCAGCTGGGGCTCTGCGGCTAAACTTCTTCACTTCCTTCAAGATTTTCTGGATCTCGGCCTGCTTGCCCCGCAGTGAGGAAGCTCGGCACAGGAAGAAGATGAGTTGGGATTGACTGTTGCTAGCACCAGGCTTGGCCCCTGGCTGTGTCTGGGTCACAGCCATTGCTGGACTAATCCCTGGTTTGCAAGCATCCGGGAACAATTCCTGGACAAAAGCCGCCATCAGAGCCCGAGTGTCTTTTCCCTCTTGAGACTCTCCAACCAGCAGCACCTCTGGCTTCCCCCCAACCTTCTCTATCAGAACCTGGAAATCCTTTAGGATCTGCTCgccagtggcagcagcagggggtTTCTCTGACACCTGCCCTGCACTGTCCATGTCCTGTTAGCAtgaactctcctgccctctgctcGCCTAATACTGAAGGAAACACAAATTACACTTTCTTGCTATGTCACAATACACCACCTTGCCTCACCTCACCCTGGGGCACAGCCCCCCTCCATGGCCTAGAGCTGGGACACAGCCCATTATATTGTAAGGGATTATACATCTATTCAGTGGATGGTTCAGCACTcagctgtaatacaaatacaccaACAACTGGCAAGCATATGTACCACAAAGCATATGTGGTTAAAAAGCCACTGCCAACTAGACAGAAGAAGGCCCTGATTCACAGCTATGCTGTCAACAAAGGAGTCTAAATTCCTCTGGTGCCAACATGCTTTTCCTACCAGTCGTGACACCCCCTTTAAGCTGTGTGCAAATTAACTACAGCCAAATCTGGGAGGTCTGATTTACCCCAGTCGCAGTAAGAATGAGAGTTGGTCACAATAGTGGTAAACCCCAATATAAAAGGTCTTGTGggaaaattagaaataaaactcAATAAAATTAGGGGGCTGCAAAGAGACATTTCAGTTTCACTGTGAATTTCGGGCACAGGACTACATAATAATTtggaataatatatatatttggagtCTGGAAAATCAAGGCTTGTCCCTAGCCTAGCAATCAAGCTTTTGACAGTATTCCTATGACCTCGCTCCAACCTTACTAGCTGAGTGACGTCTATTGTCACAATCTCAGACTCGCCCTCACTATCTTGAAATCAAACCAAACACTGCCTGAAAGACCATGAACAAAGAGTGATGATAAAAGTGACAGTATTCAGTTAGGAGTTGGGGTTTATGGTAGTGTCAGAGAAGCTTGGGTGTTTAACTTCTTCATTAATGacatggggaaaggggcagagcatAATACATGGGGAGCTAGTGAGGCCAGGACTACATCCCAATGGTGATATTCCTACACAAAGGACACAGCTTGAGTAAATGGGCTATTGCTCAGCCATATTCCCATGGGTCCGAGGAACAGAATCCCCACACCCCAGTTCACAGCAGCCAGAACACATCTCCTGAGTAGTCACTACATCAGGGTATGGGGCAGGAGTAGAGGCCAAGGACCTGCTTCCCATCATGGGCCAATAGATACATGCAGGCCGGAGACCCACTGGCCacatccttctcctcttcccatcACGCTCCCTCAGGGTTTGTCATCGCTAGGACGCCTCACTCGGTTCACACACTATAGGTAGCAATTGAACTAGGTAAAATGCTGAGCGTGGCAGTGGGCAGCACAGACAAGGCCACGTTGTGTTCAGCGGCTTGTCAGTTGGGGGGGCGTTAACCGAGCTCTTAGTGGAGTGCAGCCACGGCACGATGACAGGACACTGATTCTAGTCCCGCTGATCACAGCATCACCTCAGCTAACTCGGCGCGTCAGACTCAAGCTGAAATCCGATTCGATTTCCCAATGAAAACCGGCGCTTGTTCCAGGAATCGCAGCATCCCAGAGATTCAGCCTGGCCGAGCTCTTGGCTGCTACACGCCGGGGAAAGAACCGAACAGCAGATCCTGCCAGGCAGCCCTGCTGAGAGACGACGGAGTGCTGCAGagagcagtgctggggcagaAAGTCCAGTGGGATTTTCAGTTCCGTGTCCAGGTTCCTCTGGCACAAGCCTCGAGCACGTCCCTCCGCCCGGGATCACACTCACTCTATGCGCTAAGGAAGAGAGGTCTTGGGGGAATCAGTGCTTTTTTTGAAGATGAAATTGGCTGCAGTGATAATACTCTGCCCTTCCCAGCACCTTCCATCTAAGGGCCTCTCTACACTTCAGCGGCTCCAGGGACACAGCTACcaccctgcagctgggccacCGCGgcaccatagtgtagatgcttcctacgtCCCCTAAGGGTTTGTCCCAGGGATGTAGATAATCCATCTCTCTAGGCTGTGGGTAGGGCCATGGGAGAACTCTTCCCTCCACCGAGCCCTGGCTACGCTGCGGTTGGGCTGACCTGAGCACGGCTCAGGGCCTCTCACTTGTCGCAGCCCTGAGCAGCGCCCGGCTCTGCTGGTCTAGTCTCTATGTGCAGAGCGGCCCGAGAGCGCGTCCCAACGGGGCCTAAGATCCGGGCTCGGGGCATTACCAGGGAGacccccagccccgggcccaCCTCTgcgccccagccccggcccggccccaggcaGCCCCCACCGCCCCCGAGCCACAGCCCCGCCAGCCCCCGCCGCACCTGGCTCTTCCCGCACGGCCTCGCAAGCGGCTTTCTTCACCTCCAGGGCCCCCTCGGGCCGGCCGGGGCGGAACACGGCCGTGTGCACCTCGACCCGCGGCGCGGCGCCCGGCCCCGGCGGCTGGAAGACCTCGAGGAGCAGCTCCTCCAGGCGGCGGCgggcctccgcctcctcctcggGCCGGGGCTGCACGATCACCCCCACCAGGGCGGCGGGCGCGCCGCGGCTCTGCTCCCGCACGCCCCGCAGCACCTCCCGCAGCCGCTCGGCCCGGCCCCGCAGCGACGGGGCGCGGCACAGGAAGAAGATGAgctgcccggccgggggcgcgcTGGGCGGCGCGGGGCTGGGCGGCCGGCGGGCCACGGGCAGCACCTCGTGGGCGAAGGAGCTGAGCGCGGCCTGGGCGCGGTCCGGCTCCCACGTCTCCCcggccagcagcagcacctgcGTCCGCTGCACCACGGCCTGGAACGCCCCGTCCGGGCTCGCCCCGGGCTCGGCGGCGTCCGCCCGCCCCGACTGCTCCTGCGGCTCCATGGCCGCCCGCCGCTGAGCTGGGCCCGCGGGGCCACGACCTGCGCCCCCGCCCATGTCACAATCCCACCCGGAGGGGCGCAGCCGCTTGCCAAGGGCTCGGACCGGTCCCCTGgggtccctcccttcccccggcCAGGGAGACAGTCCCATTGGGacagagcccccccccacacagcccctTTCCCCCCGCGACCAGGCCATAGTCCCCTGGGCCAGTCACCTGCCTTTGGAGCCCGCGGCGTGGCCAGTTAGCCAGTCCGTGCTGCTAGGGAGCCACATAGGACAGGTCCCTCCCCGTCCCATCAGCAAGGGACTATCACTAGAGCAGCCCCCTCTATCTTCCCTTCCCTACCCTACCCTAGGTGTGATTTAACACCAATCCACCTGTCCCCCACGCTCCGGACCGGACAGGTTCCCCGGAGAAGGCACATTTGGGCAAGGGGTCGTGACCAGGTTATTACATGTGTTAAAAAGGAAAACTTTCCACCCTGGAGATTTTCTGTCCCACGTGGAGCCTAGGCGCTGCACAAAACTAAAGTGGACAAAAACCCAAACGAAAGGGagattttcctctctccccctggtACTACCACAAAGGCGCCGCAGCTTTCTACCTTAGCTTGGGCTCAGTCTGATCTTTGGATAATGAGCTCCTGTCACTGAGAATACTTTGTTCCCCAAGCCTGACCTTGGGCAGCATAGCTGTCCTGGGGGTTGTGAAGACTGAGCTGATCTCTGACCTAGTCAAGTCCCAGTTCGCTAGGAGCAGGAGTTGAGCTCTGCTCTGAAATGAACAGCGAGTCAGTGGAGTCCCACCAAGTGTTCACCTCAACCTTTATTGCTAATGCTACCAGCAGCCTTGTTGTACAGGTAGGCGAGCTACAATATTATTGGTATTACCATAGAGCCTAAGAGCCCTAGGCAAGGagcaggccccactgtgctaggggctgtgcgAACACACAACAAAAGAGCAGCTAAATCAGGGTTCTCAACCTTGTTCTTACCGAGCCCTCCCCCGGCCCATAAAAACTCCAGGCCCAGCTGTACCACAGCACCTGttgttctgcatataaaagccagggccagtgttaagggatagcaagcagggcagttgcccgaAGCCTCATGCCACAGAGCCCACCACAAAGCTAAGTTATTCAGACTTCAACTTCAACCTTGGGTGGTGCTCAGGGCATGGGCTGCAGTCCTGTGCattggggctttggctttctgccctgggccctagcaaatctaatgccagccatgcttggtggaccccctgaaacctgcccaCGTCCCCccgacctctggttgagaaccactgagctaaatcATCCTGTGAAAGGATTGGGTGAAGCCTCTCGGCCAGGTGAAGATTATGTGTTCCCCACTGCTATGGCAATCTGCATATCCAGGAGTAGGGGGGCCTTAGTCTAGCAAGACCCCAAGGTTTTGCACCACCTTTACCATCTGTGGTCTGATGCCCTCAGTCATTGCCAATTTCCTCAAAATGTTTCCCCTTTTCTATCAGCACCACTGCTGCCTTTCCCAGATGGAGCTGGCCACTGTGTTTTATCCATCAGCTGCTTTCTTCCCCGCACTGGGATAGCCTGCATTGGTGGAGACTGTATCAGTAGAGAAGAGGTGCCACAATCTGTCATTCACATACATGTCACAATCTCTCCAGTCTCTTATGTGGATCTTAGCTAGGATGGAGAGAGCACGGAGTCGCGTGGTAGGGAGTGTGGCCCCCTCAGTATCAATGCCTGCAGTGGAGTCTAGCAGAATAGGCTGAGAGGTAGGTTTGCTGTCGGTAGCCAGAATAAGGTTGTCCATCAGCGAGGCCAGTTGTGTGCTGTGTCCTGGCCGGAGGCCTGGTGATGAGTCTAGAATGTTGGCAGAGGACACCATGGAGAAAGCCAGGTTTAGACCCGGAGCAATAAGAAAGATCTTAGAGGTGTGTAGGCCTCTCGGACCGCATTCTTGGTATCTGGTAACTCCTTTGATGGACATGGATCTCAATTATGAAGAGGACCAGCCAAGTGTCCTTTGCCAGACTTCGCCAGACATTCCTTGTTCAGAATCTCCACAGCCTCTGAACGGGTAACTGGCCAAACGCCACCAGAAAAGTCTTGCGCATCTTACATCCAAGGGGGCTGCTGCTCTACAATTCAACACACAGAGGTGCGTGTGTCTGCAATTATCTAGAGACCATGACACACACATTCATCGACCAGGAGACACAAACTTAGCTTCATCCATCCCTACACACTCACCTTCATGTCCCCACCTCCGAATGGGCATCCGCCTGTTCTCGGGCGCCCCCAGTCCACCTGCGGTGCAGACTCTACCCTGGGCACGGGGGGAACAACCCTTCCGGCAGGAGGCAGAGCGGCTCGGGGGCTGCCGCCGGCAGGAGGCACCAATCACCCCTGCAGCGCTGAGTGTTGGGAGCCGAGCCGACCCCGCACCGCAGGAGCCGGCTGCCCGGGGCTCGCCCGCCGGAGGGACGGCAGGAGGCAGCGCGCCCGGAGCCAGCCTGCAGGCGGGGGGCGCGCCCCTCGGGGTGGGATTGTGACATGGGCGGGGGCGCAGGTCGTGGCCCCGCGGGCCCAGCTCAGCGGCGGGCGGCCATGGAGCCGCAGGAGCAGTCGGGGCGGGCGGACGCCGCCGAGCCCGGGGCGAGCCCGGACGGGGCGTTCCAGGCCGTGGTGCAGCGGACgcaggtgctgctgctggccgGGGAGACGTGGGAGCCGGACCGCGCCCAGGCCGCGCTCAGCTCCTTCGCCCACGAGGTGCTGCCCGTGGCCCGCCGGCCGCCCAGCCCCGCGCCGCCCAgcgcgcccccggccgggcagcTCATCTTCTTCCTGTGCCGCGCCCCGTCGCTGCGGGGCCGGGCCGAGCGGCTGCGGGAGGTGCTGCGGGGCGTGCGGGAGCAGAGCCGCGGCGCGCCCGCCGCCCTGGTGGGGGTGATCGTGCAGCCCCGGCccgaggaggaggcggaggcccGCCGCCGCCTGGAGGAGCTGCTCCTCGAGGTCTTCCAGCCGCCGGGGCCGGGCGCCGCGCCGCGGGTCGAGGTGCACACGGCCGTGTTCCGCCCCGGCCGGCCCGAGGGGGCCCTGGAGGTGAAGAAAGCCGCTTGCGAGGCCGTGCGGGAAGAGCCAGGTGCGGCGGGGGCTGGCGGGGCTGTGGCTCGGGGGCGGTGGGGGCtgcctggggccgggccggggctggggcgcAGAGGtgggcccggggctgggggtCTCCCTGGTAATGCCCCGAGCCCGGATCTTAGGCCCCGTTGGGACGCGCTCTCGGGCCGCTCTGCACATAGAGACTAGACCAGCAGAGCCGGGCGCTGCTCAGGGCTGCGACAAGTGAGAGGCCCTGAGCCGTGCTCAGGTCAGCCCAACCGCAGCGTAGCCAGGGCTCGGTGGAGGGAAGAGTTCTCCCATGGCCCTACCCACAGCCTAGAGAGATGGATTATCTACATCCCTGGGACAAACCCTTAGGGGacgtaggaagcatctacactatggtgcCGCGgtggcccagctgcagggtgGTAGCTGTGTCCCTGGAGCCGCTGAAGTGTAGAGAGGCCCTTAGATGGAAGGTGCTGGGAAGGGCAGAGTATTATCACTGCAGCCAATTTCATCTTCAAAAAAAGCACTGATTCCCCCAAGACCTCTCTTCCTTAGCGCATAGAGTGAGTGTGATCCCGGGCGGAGGGACGTGCTCGAGGCT
This genomic window contains:
- the LOC117867678 gene encoding uncharacterized protein C2orf72 homolog, translating into MGGGAGRGPAGPAQRRAAMEPQEQSGRADAAEPGASPDGAFQAVVQRTQVLLLAGETWEPDRAQAALSSFAHEVLPVARRPPSPAPPSAPPAGQLIFFLCRAPSLRGRAERLREVLRGVREQSRGAPAALVGVIVQPRPEEEAEARRRLEELLLEVFQPPGPGAAPRVEVHTAVFRPGRPEGALEVKKAACEAVREEPEDAVWVSRATLFKVLGALCVACAGIIGSQYMNIRT